From a single Phragmites australis chromosome 7, lpPhrAust1.1, whole genome shotgun sequence genomic region:
- the LOC133924756 gene encoding uncharacterized protein LOC133924756 yields the protein MPKKMGVNSKAEAVRERRSAAEADRRDRQERSKEEQYWQEAEGPKSRAARRREEDAEKRAEAAARKAENRRLAEAEAAAAASAASAPSKAAVRKASRVAAPAPKVTEAELARRREEERLRLEREAEAAKKRAARTAEEEEYERVVLVANTNRDDSIIEARSVDEAIARMSIVDSQAALPADKHPERRLKSSFKAFEEAELPKLKEEKPGLTLNQYKDMIWKLWKKSPDNPLNQAVE from the exons ATGCCGAAGAAGATGGGCGTGAACTCCAAGGCGGAGGCGGTCCGCGAGCGCCGCTCCGCCGCGGAGGCCGACCGCCGCGACCGCCAGGAACGCTCCAAGGAGGAGCAGTACTGGCAGGAGGCCGAGGGCCCCAAGtcccgcgccgcccgccgccgcgagGAGGACGCCGAGAAGCGCGCCGAGGCAGCCGCCCGCAAGGCCGAGAACCGCCGCCTCGCCGAGGCTgaggctgccgccgccgcctccgccgcctcggccccgTCCAAGGCCGCCGTGCGCAAGGCCTCACGCGTCGCAGCCCCTGCGCCCAAGGTCACCGAAGCCGAGCTCGCGCGCCGCCGCGAGGAGGAGCGCCTCCGCCTCGAGCGCGAGGCCGAGGCCGCGAAGAAGCGCGCCGCGCGGaccgccgaggaggaggagtacgAGCGCGTCGTCCTCGTCGCCAACACCAACAGAGACGACTCCATCATCGAGGCCAGATCGGTGGACGAGGCCATCGCGCGGATGTCGATCGTGGACTCGCAGGCGGCCCTGCCCGCTGACAAGCATCCCGAGCGTCGCCTCAAGTCGTCCTTCAAG GCATTTGAAGAGGCAGAACTCCCTAAGCTGAAGGAAGAAAAGCCAGGCCTAACACTGAATCAGTACAAAGACATGATATGGAAACTATGGAAGAAGTCTCCAGACAACCCTCTTAACCAG GCTGTTGAGTGA
- the LOC133923619 gene encoding mechanosensitive ion channel protein 5-like, whose product MGSSPPAAMDLQRKSSIKSYGSNNSSRSGSFDFDQDKDRDRHQNDGGRREFVVKIDAEPHYPVSLHAGGGGANVSGHSSNYSSTVNTPRDGGAVTVLRRSGSGSSASTSPSTGADVSRDGDSFSFKNRPPQSPASPALSVGGVGGESSEDPPSRLIGSFLRKQAAAGGELSLDPDIEMEELRRPPRAPTSVSASRELRVSFQDPHKRFSPSSSSSASSSSYDAGDNRKLSTTDGDTPEVLRCTSTSTGSTLLARSKTRSRLMDPPPPSSAPPAEGERNDRKSFVAKGPPPKSGQLRSGLIGKSGLIGKSGPVGKSGAFDDEDDDPFIEEGLTSDFKRDKMDCLLIMEWISLVVIVGALVCSLTIPSLSKKKLSGLHLWKWELLVFVLICGRLVSGWVIRIAVFFVERNFLLRKKVLYFVYGVRRAVRNVLWLGLALISWHLLFDKDAKRETRTLVLPYVTKVLCCLLVATVIRLVKTLLLKVLASSFHVSTYFDRIQDALFNQYVIETLSGPPLVDEGRMLAEVQRLQSAGAAIPNELQTAAMPSKFGPGTKSGRLTTAPSRRGVSKQLQRQKTERHFDEGISIDQLHRLSQKNISAWSMKRLMKIVRYGALTTMDEQIKHATGEDELATEIHSEYEAKVAAKRIFHNVAKPGSKHIYLSDLMRFMRQEEALKALDLFEGAQEHNRVSKRSLKNWVVNAFRERKALALTLNDTKTAVNKLHQMANVVVALIVLALWLLILGIATSKFFVLLSSQLLVAVFMFGNTLRTIFEAIVFLFVMHPFDVGDRCEVDGMQVVVEEMNIMTTIFLRYDNLKVYYPNSKLAALPIMNYYRSPDMGDAVDFSVHVATPVEKLALMKERLLHYLDNKKEHWYPGSMVVLRDVDDTNKLKVSIWCRHTINFHDMGMRFERRELLLQEMIKVLKDLDIEYRMLPLDINVRNAPTIQSSRMPSTWTTTY is encoded by the exons ATGGGGTCGTCGCCTCCAGCGGCGATGGACCTTCAGCGGAAGAGCAGCATCAAGTCGTACGGGTCGAACAACTCGTCTCGGTCGGGGTCGTTCGACTTCGACCAGGATAAAGATCGCGACCGCCACCAAAACGACGGTGGCCGCCGGGAGTTCGTCGTCAAGATCGACGCCGAACCGCACTACCCAGTTTCCCTACACGCGGGCGGAGGCGGCGCCAATGTGTCCGGGCACAGCTCCAACTACAGCTCGACGGTCAACACGCCTCGGGACGGGGGCGCAGTGACCGTGCTCCGGCGGTCCGGGTCCGGGTCGAGCGCGTCGACCTCGCCCAGCACCGGGGCCGACGTGTCCCGTGACGGCGACTCCTTCAGTTTCAAGAATCGGCCGCCGCAATCGCCGGCGTCCCCGGCGCTCAGcgtcggcggcgtcggcggggAGTCCAGTGAAGACCCACCAAGCCGCCTCATTGGCAGCTTCCTCCGAAAgcaggcggcggccggcggcgagctgTCGCTAGACCCCGACATCGAGATGGAGGAGCTGAGGAGGCCGCCGCGCGCCCCGACGTCCGTCTCCGCCTCCAGGGAGCTGCGCGTCTCGTTTCAAGACCCCCACAAACGGTTCtccccgtcgtcgtcgtcgtcggcgtccTCCTCATCCTACGACGCCGGCGACAACCGGAAGCTGAGTACCACCGACGGGGACACTCCCGAGGTGTTACGCTGCACGTCGACGTCCACCGGGTCCACCCTGTTGGCGCGTAGCAAGACGCGCTCCCGGCTAATGGATCCCCCGCCGCCGTCAAGTGCCCCGCCCGCCGAGGGGGAGCGCAACGATCGCAAGTCGTTTGTGGCAAAGGGGCCGCCGCCCAAGTCCGGGCAGCTCCGGTCGGGTCTTATCGGCAAGTCGGGGCTCATTGGCAAGTCAGGCCCCGTCGGCAAGTCAGGTGCCTTCGACGACGAAGACGACGACCCGTTCATCGAAGAGGGCCTCACCTCCGACTTCAAGCGTGACAAGATGGACTGCCTCCTCATCATGGAGTGGATCAGCCTGGTGGTCATCGTCGGCGCGCTGGTCTGCAGCCTCACCATACCCAGCCTATCCAAAAAGAAGCTCTCTGGGCTCCACCTCTGGAAATGGGAGCTCCTCGTGTTCGTGCTCATCTGTGGCCGCCTCGTCTCCGGCTGGGTCATCCGCATCGCCGTCTTCTTTGTCGAGCGCAACTTCCTGCTACGGAAGAAGGTGCTCTACTTCGTCTACGGCGTGCGCCGGGCCGTGCGGAACGTGCTCTGGCTGGGCCTCGCACTCATCTCATGGCACCTGTTGTTCGACAAGGACGCCAAGCGGGAGACGCGCACTCTGGTGCTTCCCTACGTTACCAAGGTGCTGTGCTGCCTCCTCGTCGCCACGGTCATCCGCCTCGTCAAGACACTACTGCTCAAGGTGCTCGCCTCGTCCTTCCACGTCTCGACCTACTTCGACAGGATCCAGGACGCGCTCTTCAATCAGTATGTCATCGAGACCCTCTCCGGGCCGCCGTTGGTGGACGAAGGCCGCATGCTCGCCGAGGTGCAGAGGCTGCAGAGTGCGGGGGCAGCCATCCCGAATGAGCTCCAAACGGCAGCAATGCCGAGCAAGTTTGGGCCCGGGACGAAGAGCGGACGCCTCACGACGGCCCCGTCCAGGCGAGGGGTCAGCAAGCAGCTGCAGAGGCAGAAGACCGAGCGGCATTTCGATGAGGGGATCTCGATCGACCAGCTGCACAGGCTCAGCCAGAAGAACATCTCTGCGTGGAGCATGAAGAGGCTGATGAAGATTGTTCGGTACGGGGCGCTGACGACGATGGACGAGCAGATCAAGCATGCAACGGGCGAGGACGAGCTGGCGACAGAGATACACAGCGAGTACGAGGCCAAGGTTGCTGCCAAGAGGATTTTCCATAACGTCGCCAAACCTGGGTCCAA GCACATATACTTGTCAGATTTGATGCGTTTCATGAGGCAGGAGGAAGCTTTAAAAGCATTGGATCTTTTTGAAGGAGCGCAGGAGCACAACAGGGTCAGCAAGAGGTCACTCAAGAACTGGGTG GTAAACGCATTCAGAGAGCGCAAAGCTCTTGCCCTGACGCTCAACGACACGAAAACCGCAGTGAACAAGCTCCACCAAATGGCCAATGTTGTAGTCGCATTGATCGTGCTTGCGCTATGGCTTCTCATTCTAGGGATCGCAACGTCAAAATTCTTTGTCTTGCTCAGCTCGCAGCTTCTTGTGGCAGTTTTCATGTTTGGGAACACTCTTAGGACGATCTTCGAGGCCATCGTATTCTTGTTTGTGATGCACCCTTTCGATGTCGGTGATCGTTGTGAAGTCGATGGAATGCAG GTGGTTGTGGAGGAGATGAACATCATGACAACAATCTTCCTCCGATACGACAATCTCAAGGTGTATTATCCGAACAGTAAGCTGGCCGCGTTACCGATTATGAATTACTATAGGAGTCCTGACATGGGAGATGCAGTTGACTTCTCGGTTCATGTCGCAACACCAGTGGAGAAATTGGCCCTCATGAAGGAAAGACTATTGCA TTACCTTGACAACAAGAAGGAACATTGGTACCCTGGTTCCATGGTCGTCCTCCGCGACGTGGACGACACAAACAAACTAAAAGTCTCCATTTGGTGCCGTCATACGATCAATTTCCACGACATGGGGATGAGGTTCGAGAGAAGAGAGCTATTACTCCAGGAGATGATCAAGGTCTTGAAAGATCTCGACATCGAGTACCGGATGTTGCCGCTCGACATCAATGTCCGGAATGCGCCTACTATCCAGTCTTCAAGGATGCCGTCAACATGGACGACAACTTATTGA
- the LOC133925582 gene encoding protein IQ-DOMAIN 17-like, which yields MDMLRRLLCCLGTRHRQGQLRQRHDGRSGQDDARKGFLRAALVAGAARFSRSENVEQLETPTPRYRRWPRQRGTNRIFARSPPCGIAGAGSVEPRPVTDATATAVEEVIGRAGCHGFSRDHAAAATIQAHFRGHLARRALRALRSLVKLQAFARGSYVRKQANVAIRCMKVLVRLQVRVRARQLLSTRQAGKVH from the exons ATGGACATGCTCCGACGCCTGCTTTGCTGCCTCGGCACGCGCCACCGCCAAGGGCAGCTTCGGCAACGCCATGATGGCCGCAGTGGTCAGGACGACGCGAGGAAGGGCTTCTTACGCGCCGCCCTCGTGGCCGGCGCCGCGCGGTTTAGTCGCAGCGAAAACGTTGAGCAGCTTGAGACGCCAACGCCTCGCTATCGCCGGTGGCCGCGCCAGCGGGGTACTAACCGTATCTTCGCCCGGTCTCCCCCGTGCGGCATTGCCGGCGCCGGGTCCGTCGAACCGAGGCCTGTAACAGATGCTACCGCGACGGCCGTGGAAGAAGTCATCGGACGAGCTGGCTGCCATGGGTTCTCCAGGGATCATGCCGCGGCCGCCACCATCCAGGCCCACTTCCGCGGCCACCTG GCGAGGCGGGCGCTCCGCGCCCTGAGGAGCCTGGTGAAGCTGCAGGCGTTCGCGCGGGGTTCGTACGTGCGGAAGCAGGCCAACGTCGCCATCCGGTGCATGAAGGTGCTCGTGAGGCTGCAGGTGCGCGTGCGCGCCCGGCAGCTTCTCTCGACACGGCAAGCAGGCAAGGTGCATTAG